In Deferribacter desulfuricans SSM1, the following are encoded in one genomic region:
- a CDS encoding DUF6485 family protein, protein MECKAEKIAESCPCTWMSCSKRGRCCDCIAYHRSRNELPACYFSPEAERTYDRSFKNFAKDKGLI, encoded by the coding sequence ATGGAATGTAAAGCCGAGAAAATAGCTGAGTCCTGCCCATGTACTTGGATGAGTTGCTCTAAAAGGGGGAGATGTTGCGATTGTATAGCTTATCATAGAAGTAGAAACGAGTTACCAGCTTGTTATTTTTCTCCTGAAGCAGAAAGAACTTACGATAGAAGTTTTAAAAATTTTGCAAAAGATAAAGGGTTGATTTAA
- the bcp gene encoding thioredoxin-dependent thiol peroxidase, protein MERIKLNPGDKAVDFKLIGDDEKEHTLDDFKGKKLILYFYPRDNTSGCTREAVGFTEHLEEIESLNATVVGISPDSIKSHKKFKEKHGLKILLLSDPDKKVAESYGAYGEKKMYGKVTKGIIRSTFIIDENGIILKPFYNVKVNGHVEKVIEFLKGLSNE, encoded by the coding sequence ATGGAAAGAATCAAACTTAACCCAGGAGATAAAGCAGTAGATTTTAAGCTCATTGGTGATGATGAAAAAGAGCACACCCTTGATGATTTTAAAGGGAAAAAGTTAATTTTATATTTTTATCCAAGAGACAATACATCAGGTTGCACAAGGGAAGCTGTAGGATTTACTGAACATCTCGAAGAAATAGAATCACTAAACGCTACAGTGGTTGGTATAAGCCCTGATTCTATAAAATCTCACAAAAAATTTAAAGAGAAACACGGCTTAAAAATTCTTCTTCTTTCTGATCCTGATAAAAAAGTTGCAGAAAGTTATGGTGCTTATGGTGAGAAAAAGATGTACGGTAAAGTAACAAAGGGGATAATCAGGTCTACTTTTATCATTGATGAAAATGGAATAATCTTAAAGCCATTTTATAATGTAAAAGTGAATGGTCATGTGGAAAAAGTTATTGAATTTTTAAAAGGGTTAAGTAATGAGTAA
- the xseB gene encoding exodeoxyribonuclease VII small subunit: MSKENIKFEEKIKRLEEIVTILEEGDVGLEESLKLFQEGMKLGKECKKFLKDIELKINKIIEINEDGTLESEEFDE; the protein is encoded by the coding sequence ATGAGTAAAGAAAACATCAAATTCGAAGAAAAGATAAAAAGGTTAGAAGAAATAGTAACGATCTTAGAAGAAGGTGACGTTGGTTTAGAGGAATCATTAAAATTATTTCAAGAAGGGATGAAGTTAGGTAAAGAGTGTAAAAAGTTTTTGAAAGATATAGAGTTAAAAATAAACAAAATTATTGAAATAAATGAAGATGGAACTTTAGAATCGGAAGAATTCGATGAGTGA
- a CDS encoding TlyA family RNA methyltransferase, whose protein sequence is MAKDRLDKILFQRGLAESREKAQRLIMAGLVIVNNEKIDKPGTKIDENAHIKLLETLPYVSKGGLKLEKAVNHFNLDFKEKTVLDIGASTGGFVDVALKNGAKKVYAVDVGKAQLHYSLINNPKVVNIEKCNFRYIEFETIGEQVDVITCDVSFISLSLIIPKTIQFCKKNITLFIPLIKPQFEAGRDQVGKNGVVKDINIHREVIKKVITCALDNGYEFVDITKSPVKGAKGNVEYLTYFRYTGNKIPIKDSFFIEIDKKIERALNE, encoded by the coding sequence ATGGCAAAAGATAGATTAGATAAGATTTTATTTCAAAGAGGGTTAGCAGAATCAAGGGAAAAAGCCCAAAGATTAATAATGGCTGGGCTTGTCATTGTAAATAATGAAAAAATAGACAAACCTGGTACAAAAATTGATGAAAATGCCCATATAAAATTATTGGAAACATTACCCTATGTTAGCAAAGGTGGACTCAAATTAGAAAAAGCTGTAAACCATTTCAATTTAGATTTCAAAGAAAAAACAGTCCTTGATATAGGAGCTTCCACTGGCGGATTTGTCGATGTGGCACTAAAAAACGGTGCAAAAAAAGTCTATGCTGTGGATGTGGGAAAAGCGCAACTACACTATTCATTGATAAATAATCCTAAAGTTGTTAATATTGAAAAATGCAATTTTAGATATATAGAGTTTGAAACTATTGGAGAACAAGTTGATGTTATCACTTGTGATGTATCTTTTATTTCCCTTTCTCTCATCATCCCAAAAACAATTCAATTTTGTAAAAAAAATATTACACTTTTTATCCCATTAATTAAGCCTCAATTTGAAGCTGGAAGGGATCAAGTAGGTAAAAATGGGGTTGTGAAAGATATCAATATTCATAGAGAAGTTATAAAAAAAGTTATCACCTGTGCTTTAGATAATGGTTATGAGTTTGTTGATATTACGAAATCACCTGTAAAAGGTGCAAAAGGGAATGTTGAATACTTAACATATTTCAGATATACTGGAAATAAGATACCAATAAAAGATAGTTTTTTCATAGAAATTGACAAAAAAATAGAGAGAGCCTTAAATGAATAA
- the dxs gene encoding 1-deoxy-D-xylulose-5-phosphate synthase, translating to MIEKLKLPEDIKKLKYEELEVLAKEIRDIIIKTCAKNGGHLAPSLGVVELTISLLKNFNPLIDRIIWDVGHQSYAYKILTDRKDRFHTLRQFKGISGFNKPAESKYDAFGVGHTSTSVSAALGLRVANDILNLNRKIVAVIGDGALTAGLAFEGLNNLGHLDKDMIVILNDNEMSISKNVGAISSYLSRAMTGEFYTHFRKDVQSILEHAPLGDKLLKMAKKFEEGLKGFFTPGILFEELGLKYIGPIDGHNLKELDKALHNAKIQDGPTLIHVITKKGKGYKPAEENPEKFHGISSFDIKTGKPIKFSGKTFTEVFGEKIIEMAEKHKNIVAITAAMKPGTGLTKFAEKFPDRFFDVGIAEQHAVTFAAGLAISGCKPYVAIYSTFLQRAYDQIIHDVALQNLPVTFCIDRGGLVGADGPTHHGAFDISYLRTIPNIHIMLPKDEVELKEMLELSYQIDAPVAIRYSRGNVKEYEYPYEKVEPFKPQIINEKGEILLISAGHIFDEASKVYEELKADYNIGFINLRFVKPLNKDIILEICKRKKLVAVVEENAKFGGVGEYILSILAENNLLPNKFLSFGLPDKFIEHGSINDLRKIAGIESETIKNKIISEWQKID from the coding sequence ATGATTGAAAAATTAAAGCTACCTGAAGACATAAAAAAATTAAAGTATGAAGAGTTAGAAGTTTTGGCGAAAGAGATAAGAGATATTATCATTAAAACGTGTGCAAAAAATGGTGGGCATTTAGCCCCATCATTAGGTGTTGTTGAATTAACTATCAGTCTCTTAAAAAATTTCAATCCGTTGATAGATAGAATTATTTGGGATGTAGGACATCAATCCTATGCCTATAAAATATTAACAGATAGAAAAGATAGATTCCATACATTGAGACAATTTAAAGGTATAAGTGGATTTAATAAACCTGCAGAGAGTAAATATGATGCTTTTGGTGTCGGACATACCAGCACATCTGTTTCAGCTGCATTAGGGTTGAGAGTTGCAAATGATATTCTGAATTTAAATCGAAAAATTGTTGCAGTTATTGGGGACGGTGCCCTTACTGCAGGTCTTGCTTTTGAAGGGTTAAACAATCTTGGACATCTTGATAAGGATATGATCGTAATTTTAAATGACAATGAAATGTCCATTAGTAAAAATGTGGGAGCCATATCATCCTACCTATCAAGAGCAATGACAGGAGAATTTTATACTCATTTCAGAAAGGATGTTCAAAGTATCCTAGAGCATGCCCCGCTTGGCGATAAATTGTTAAAAATGGCTAAAAAGTTTGAAGAAGGGTTAAAAGGTTTTTTCACACCAGGTATTTTATTTGAAGAATTGGGCTTAAAATATATCGGGCCAATAGATGGCCACAATCTAAAAGAGCTTGATAAAGCTCTACACAATGCAAAAATACAAGATGGCCCTACTCTAATACATGTAATAACTAAAAAAGGGAAAGGGTATAAACCAGCAGAAGAAAACCCAGAAAAATTTCATGGAATATCATCTTTTGATATCAAAACAGGTAAGCCTATCAAATTTAGTGGCAAAACATTTACTGAGGTCTTTGGTGAAAAGATCATAGAAATGGCTGAAAAACACAAAAACATCGTAGCGATTACAGCAGCTATGAAACCAGGTACTGGGCTTACAAAATTTGCAGAAAAATTTCCAGATAGATTCTTTGATGTGGGAATTGCAGAACAACACGCCGTTACTTTTGCAGCTGGCTTAGCTATCAGTGGATGTAAACCTTATGTTGCAATATATTCTACCTTTTTACAAAGAGCTTATGATCAGATAATCCATGATGTCGCACTTCAAAATCTTCCAGTTACTTTCTGTATTGACAGGGGTGGACTTGTGGGAGCTGATGGCCCCACTCACCATGGAGCTTTTGATATCTCTTATCTACGAACAATTCCAAATATACATATAATGCTTCCAAAAGATGAAGTAGAACTAAAAGAGATGTTAGAATTGAGCTATCAAATCGATGCACCTGTGGCTATTAGATACTCAAGAGGAAATGTTAAAGAATATGAATATCCTTACGAAAAGGTTGAACCTTTCAAACCTCAAATTATAAACGAAAAAGGTGAAATATTACTGATAAGTGCCGGACACATTTTTGACGAGGCTAGCAAAGTCTATGAAGAATTAAAGGCAGATTATAATATTGGATTTATTAATCTTCGATTTGTAAAACCACTAAATAAAGATATTATTTTAGAAATATGCAAAAGGAAAAAATTAGTTGCTGTAGTTGAAGAAAATGCAAAATTTGGTGGTGTTGGAGAATACATTTTATCAATATTAGCAGAAAATAACCTTCTACCAAACAAATTTTTATCTTTTGGACTCCCTGATAAATTTATCGAACATGGATCTATTAATGATCTTAGAAAAATTGCAGGTATCGAATCTGAAACAATAAAAAATAAAATAATTTCTGAATGGCAAAAGATAGATTAG
- a CDS encoding GGDEF domain-containing protein has protein sequence MNDHILLCITKDESIPDELLTKNVFVRTTLKSAINEIMHKSLNKIIISEAFFKKYSLVIQLIANVIYEQPVECYMISENSYYTFSDVTIIKIENLKNIIQKKEKKKNISYSDEKTNIFLYNIIKLAITNNIYHLFQIYKDDFDSTIIKLLDILEKIFLPVNLLLVIKQDYEYKAFISNNSNNLCCNLLKIISSHNNLNQDNIIIYRENNSDAVKIPKTDLKNKLFKLNDDIYYLIQFDEDPPFDEKLLEFAITYSNLLISFLLSQKSRQQEIVSDYLTKIYNRKFFDETLKYTIKSSKRHKTPYSLISFDIDNFKKINDNFGHDKGDTVLIELSNIVKSNLRQSDIFARIGGEEFAIILPQTNFKGASILAEKIREHVENHHFSFNKEYTVTISLGLISIEEDFDVDFNTLYKLVDNALYQAKKEGKNRVVAQRL, from the coding sequence ATGAATGATCATATACTCTTATGCATTACTAAAGATGAAAGTATCCCCGATGAGCTATTAACAAAAAATGTTTTCGTCAGAACTACATTAAAATCTGCAATAAATGAAATAATGCATAAAAGTTTGAATAAAATTATTATTTCTGAAGCTTTTTTTAAAAAATATTCATTAGTAATACAGCTTATAGCAAATGTTATTTATGAACAACCAGTGGAATGCTACATGATTTCTGAAAACAGCTATTATACATTTTCAGATGTGACGATTATAAAAATTGAGAATTTGAAAAATATTATACAAAAAAAAGAGAAGAAGAAAAACATATCCTACTCTGATGAAAAAACAAATATTTTTTTATACAATATAATAAAACTAGCAATCACTAATAATATCTATCATCTATTTCAAATTTATAAGGATGATTTTGACAGCACTATTATCAAATTATTGGATATTTTGGAAAAAATTTTTCTGCCCGTTAATTTACTATTGGTTATTAAACAAGATTACGAATATAAGGCTTTTATAAGTAACAACTCCAATAATCTTTGCTGCAATCTTTTGAAAATAATTTCTTCACATAATAATTTGAATCAAGATAATATTATTATTTATAGAGAAAATAATAGTGATGCGGTAAAAATACCAAAAACAGATTTAAAAAATAAACTTTTTAAACTTAACGATGATATATATTATTTAATACAATTTGATGAAGACCCACCTTTTGATGAAAAACTATTAGAATTTGCTATAACTTATTCAAACCTTCTTATTTCTTTCTTACTATCTCAAAAGTCAAGACAACAAGAAATTGTTTCAGATTATTTAACAAAGATTTATAATAGAAAATTTTTTGATGAAACTCTAAAATATACAATTAAATCTTCAAAACGACATAAAACTCCATACTCATTGATTTCCTTCGATATAGACAACTTCAAAAAAATAAACGATAATTTTGGCCATGATAAGGGTGATACTGTATTAATTGAACTTTCAAATATAGTTAAATCAAATCTACGTCAATCAGATATTTTTGCAAGAATTGGCGGAGAGGAGTTTGCAATTATCCTACCACAAACAAATTTTAAGGGAGCTTCTATTTTAGCTGAAAAGATAAGAGAACATGTTGAAAATCACCACTTTTCTTTTAATAAAGAATATACTGTAACCATTTCGTTAGGACTTATATCAATAGAAGAAGATTTTGATGTTGATTTCAATACATTGTACAAATTGGTTGACAATGCACTTTATCAAGCTAAAAAAGAAGGGAAAAACAGAGTCGTAGCACAAAGATTATGA
- the queC gene encoding 7-cyano-7-deazaguanine synthase QueC: MRKAIVLVSGGMDSCVTAAIAKDMGYELYLLHTNYGQRTENRELKAFYDIASYYDAKDTLVVSIDYLKKIGGSALTDEKIEVEKGNLNRKEIPKTYVPFRNANILSIATSWAEVIEAERIFIGAVEEDSSGYPDCRKIFYDKFNDLLSVALAKDIGLKVETPLINMKKKDIVKKGVELNAPLHLSWSCYKSEDKACGECDSCLLRLKGFMEAGEIDPIPYEKFPEFYETYLIKRRGV; encoded by the coding sequence ATGAGAAAGGCTATAGTGTTAGTTAGTGGTGGTATGGATAGTTGTGTGACGGCTGCAATTGCTAAGGATATGGGGTATGAGCTTTATCTTCTGCATACAAATTATGGGCAAAGAACTGAGAATAGGGAACTAAAAGCATTTTATGATATTGCAAGTTATTATGATGCAAAAGATACTTTGGTGGTAAGTATAGACTATCTCAAAAAAATAGGTGGTTCAGCTTTAACTGATGAAAAGATTGAAGTGGAAAAAGGTAATTTAAATAGGAAAGAGATTCCAAAAACTTATGTACCTTTTAGAAATGCTAATATCCTTTCCATTGCTACAAGCTGGGCTGAGGTTATTGAGGCTGAGCGAATTTTTATAGGGGCTGTGGAAGAAGATAGTTCTGGTTATCCAGACTGTAGAAAGATATTTTATGACAAATTTAACGATTTATTGAGTGTGGCACTTGCTAAGGACATTGGATTGAAGGTGGAAACCCCTTTAATAAATATGAAGAAAAAGGATATTGTAAAAAAGGGTGTTGAGTTAAATGCACCTTTGCATTTGAGTTGGTCATGCTACAAAAGTGAAGATAAAGCTTGTGGAGAGTGTGATAGCTGTCTGTTGAGATTAAAAGGGTTTATGGAAGCAGGTGAAATAGATCCTATTCCCTACGAAAAATTCCCTGAGTTTTATGAAACTTATTTAATAAAGAGGAGGGGAGTATGA
- a CDS encoding polyprenyl synthetase family protein — protein sequence MSENFNLKNYIKFFAQRVDDWIRNYLTYENEQTIGLIESMRYSIFAGGKRLRPVLIYSSYGIFESYFDKVTPFAAAVEMLHTYSLIHDDLPAMDDDDLRRGKPTNHKMFGEATAILAGDALLTLAFEIMLDKDINKDIPTETILEAAFKLAKSAGYKGMVGGQYADIINENKEIDKNTLDFIHKHKTAALISYCCELGAILGFADEKDKQNLAEFGEKIGLAFQIVDDILDITSTTEELGKNAGSDLKNKKATYPEIYGLEKSKSIAEDLINSAINILKPYGKAATPLIEIANYILKRNN from the coding sequence ATGAGTGAAAATTTTAACTTAAAAAACTATATAAAATTTTTTGCACAAAGAGTAGACGACTGGATAAGAAACTATTTAACTTATGAAAACGAACAAACTATAGGTCTAATAGAATCAATGCGTTATAGCATCTTTGCTGGTGGCAAAAGATTAAGACCTGTATTAATTTACTCCTCTTACGGTATATTTGAAAGTTATTTTGATAAAGTTACCCCTTTTGCTGCTGCAGTGGAAATGCTCCATACTTATTCTCTAATCCACGATGATTTGCCTGCTATGGATGACGATGATTTAAGAAGAGGTAAACCCACAAATCACAAAATGTTTGGAGAAGCCACTGCCATATTAGCTGGTGATGCATTATTAACTTTGGCTTTCGAAATTATGCTCGATAAAGATATAAACAAAGATATTCCTACAGAGACAATACTTGAAGCAGCTTTTAAATTAGCTAAAAGTGCTGGTTACAAAGGTATGGTTGGTGGACAATATGCAGACATAATTAATGAAAACAAAGAGATAGACAAAAATACGTTAGATTTTATACATAAGCATAAAACTGCAGCACTCATCTCTTATTGCTGTGAACTTGGAGCAATTTTAGGTTTTGCAGATGAAAAAGATAAACAAAATTTAGCCGAATTTGGCGAAAAAATTGGTTTAGCATTTCAAATTGTAGATGACATACTAGATATCACTTCGACTACTGAAGAGCTTGGTAAAAACGCAGGAAGTGATTTAAAAAATAAAAAAGCAACATACCCTGAAATATATGGTCTGGAAAAATCAAAATCGATAGCTGAAGATTTAATTAATTCTGCGATAAATATTTTAAAACCATATGGTAAAGCTGCAACACCTTTGATAGAAATAGCAAACTATATTTTAAAAAGGAATAATTGA
- the pfkA gene encoding 6-phosphofructokinase has product MKRIAVLTSGGDCPGMNAAIRSVVRTALSKGIEVYGIEQGYKGLIEGEFRKLESKDVANIIQKGGTFLRSARSERFKTEEGQKEAIKNLEKHNIDGLVVIGGDGSLRGATVLCGKYGVNVIGIPGSIDNDIYGTDMSIGVDTALNTIVRCIDSINDTASSHDRTFLIEVMGRNCGYLALMSAIAGGAEAVLIPEVPYNIEKIIEKIKKRYEEGKTRSIVIVAEGVGSAYDFGKVFGMIGGFETRITVLGHLQRGGSPTVFDRTLATRMGAFAVETLLDGTGCGKMVALQKTKMELVDLNDVLNKKKELDPKLLEIAEILSN; this is encoded by the coding sequence ATGAAACGAATTGCTGTATTAACAAGTGGTGGTGATTGTCCAGGTATGAATGCGGCTATAAGAAGTGTTGTGCGTACGGCATTGAGCAAAGGTATAGAAGTGTATGGTATAGAGCAAGGGTATAAGGGTTTAATAGAAGGAGAGTTTAGAAAACTTGAGAGCAAGGATGTCGCAAACATTATTCAAAAAGGTGGGACTTTTTTAAGAAGTGCCAGAAGTGAAAGATTCAAAACCGAAGAGGGGCAAAAGGAAGCTATTAAAAACCTTGAAAAACATAATATTGATGGGCTTGTGGTTATAGGCGGGGATGGTTCCCTTAGAGGTGCTACTGTACTTTGTGGTAAATATGGTGTGAATGTGATTGGGATACCTGGTTCCATTGATAATGATATATACGGCACTGATATGTCTATAGGAGTGGATACAGCGTTAAATACGATTGTTCGTTGTATTGATTCTATCAATGATACAGCAAGTTCCCATGATAGAACATTTCTTATTGAAGTAATGGGGAGGAACTGTGGTTATTTGGCTTTAATGTCAGCCATTGCTGGTGGAGCTGAAGCTGTATTGATTCCTGAAGTACCATATAATATTGAGAAAATTATTGAAAAGATTAAAAAAAGATATGAAGAAGGGAAAACGAGAAGTATTGTTATTGTAGCAGAAGGGGTAGGATCTGCTTATGATTTTGGGAAGGTTTTTGGCATGATTGGTGGTTTTGAGACAAGAATTACAGTTTTAGGTCATTTGCAACGAGGTGGTAGTCCTACTGTTTTTGATAGAACGCTTGCAACAAGGATGGGTGCATTTGCTGTTGAGACTCTCTTGGATGGGACAGGTTGCGGTAAAATGGTAGCTTTACAGAAAACTAAGATGGAGCTTGTTGATTTAAATGATGTTTTGAATAAGAAGAAAGAGCTTGACCCAAAATTATTAGAAATAGCTGAAATATTGAGCAATTAG
- the rlmN gene encoding 23S rRNA (adenine(2503)-C(2))-methyltransferase RlmN, with the protein MNHKIDNLSLTELKEVVTQLNEKPFRATQLFKWIYQKGVTSFDEMTDLPLEFRKKLIENFSFTKLTVVEQLESQLDGSIKVLFRLEDDNFIESVLMFDGKRVTACLSTQVGCRMGCQFCNTAKIGLIRNLTSAEIIRQIIYLRNLAETKKKPLTNLVFMGMGEPLDNFDNLTKSLDIILNEEALNFSHRKVTVSTCGIMDKLNLLAKHYKVNIAISLNAVTNKIRSKLMPVNKRYPIEEIINGIKKLPIPKRKRITLEYVLIDGLNNTTKDANLLVKQLKGLPIKVNLILYNKTKLSDFHSPQLNYALNFQKTLINNGIATFIRKSFGQDIEAACGQLYAKYYSERGQWKESNLTQEIKQ; encoded by the coding sequence ATGAATCATAAAATAGACAATTTATCACTGACAGAACTAAAAGAAGTAGTGACTCAATTAAACGAAAAACCTTTTAGAGCAACTCAGCTGTTTAAATGGATTTATCAAAAAGGGGTAACCTCTTTTGATGAAATGACTGATTTACCATTAGAATTCAGAAAAAAATTAATTGAAAATTTTTCATTTACAAAACTTACCGTAGTTGAACAGTTAGAATCTCAATTAGATGGATCTATAAAAGTTCTTTTCAGACTGGAAGATGACAATTTTATTGAGTCAGTTCTAATGTTTGATGGAAAAAGGGTTACTGCATGCTTATCTACTCAGGTTGGATGCAGGATGGGTTGTCAATTTTGCAACACAGCAAAAATTGGATTAATAAGAAATTTGACATCTGCAGAAATAATAAGACAAATAATATACCTTAGAAATTTAGCAGAAACAAAAAAGAAACCTTTAACCAATCTTGTCTTCATGGGTATGGGAGAACCTCTTGATAATTTTGATAATTTAACAAAATCTCTTGATATTATCTTAAATGAAGAAGCTTTAAATTTCAGCCATAGAAAAGTAACAGTATCTACTTGTGGCATAATGGATAAACTCAACCTATTGGCTAAACACTATAAAGTAAATATAGCCATATCCCTAAATGCCGTAACAAACAAAATTCGCTCTAAGTTAATGCCAGTAAATAAAAGATACCCAATAGAAGAGATTATAAATGGTATAAAAAAATTGCCAATCCCAAAAAGGAAAAGGATAACTTTAGAATATGTATTAATAGATGGGCTTAACAATACAACTAAAGATGCAAATTTGCTTGTAAAACAATTAAAAGGTTTACCGATTAAAGTAAATCTCATTCTTTACAACAAAACAAAATTGAGCGACTTTCATTCACCACAACTAAATTATGCTTTAAATTTTCAAAAGACTCTGATAAATAATGGGATAGCTACATTTATAAGAAAAAGTTTCGGCCAGGATATAGAGGCTGCTTGTGGGCAGCTTTATGCAAAATATTACAGTGAGAGGGGACAATGGAAAGAATCAAACTTAACCCAGGAGATAAAGCAGTAG
- a CDS encoding NAD(+)/NADH kinase — protein MNNITLIVKPHSEAAKPLAEQIYTLLKEKGKNILLEKRAAGVLNLPENSAKEIKEKSELIIVLGGDGTLISAIRLVEDKDIPILGINLGRLGFLTETKVEEAIQVIENIIEDNFRCEQRMKLNGKIVNGEAEFSMDVLNDIVIHKGALARIIEMDVFIDNMFVNTYRADGLIIATPTGSTAYSLAAGGPIVIPTMNSILITPICPHSLTHRPVVVPDNSEIKIIIKSEDEKIFITFDGQIGKKLEKNDEIIIKKSKNYARLIIPKNRNYYSLLREKLHWGDK, from the coding sequence ATGAATAACATAACATTAATTGTAAAACCGCACTCAGAAGCAGCCAAGCCTTTAGCTGAGCAAATTTATACCCTTTTAAAAGAAAAAGGTAAAAATATTTTACTTGAGAAAAGAGCTGCAGGAGTTTTAAATTTACCTGAAAACAGTGCAAAAGAGATAAAAGAAAAATCAGAATTGATAATCGTATTAGGGGGGGATGGCACATTAATATCAGCTATACGACTTGTTGAAGATAAAGATATCCCCATTTTAGGAATAAATCTTGGAAGACTTGGTTTTCTTACAGAAACAAAAGTTGAAGAAGCAATTCAGGTAATAGAAAATATTATAGAAGATAATTTTAGATGTGAACAAAGGATGAAATTAAATGGCAAAATAGTTAATGGTGAAGCAGAATTTTCCATGGATGTCTTAAATGATATTGTGATTCATAAAGGTGCCTTAGCAAGAATTATTGAAATGGATGTTTTTATTGACAATATGTTTGTTAATACTTATAGAGCTGATGGTTTAATTATAGCTACTCCAACTGGCTCTACAGCTTATTCTTTAGCTGCAGGTGGTCCAATTGTAATACCGACAATGAATTCTATTTTGATAACACCAATATGCCCCCATTCTTTAACACATAGACCAGTTGTTGTCCCTGACAATTCAGAAATAAAAATTATTATCAAAAGTGAAGATGAAAAGATTTTTATCACCTTTGATGGACAAATTGGTAAAAAATTGGAAAAAAACGATGAAATAATTATTAAAAAATCGAAAAACTATGCAAGATTAATTATTCCTAAGAATCGCAATTATTATTCACTTTTAAGAGAAAAATTACATTGGGGCGATAAATAA
- a CDS encoding MBL fold metallo-hydrolase, protein MVHKSKKYYDLVAYKVGRFHDAINTTVHFFVLDNIFIDSAQPTTKKIFIEVAKKYKPEYCLLTHYHEDHAGNTYDLKKLFNTKIFAHNLSVSYLENGYKMLPYEKIIWGVPEKFSPDFIYSDKVEIGKYAFNVIHTPGHSVDSVSLIETIRGWLFTGDLFISAKPKYLRRDENIYTILESLKKLLNYDFDVMFCAHRGIVDEKPKELISKKIEYIEELIDKVKKLYEKGYSAKKIRNKLLGFEDITSFATNFDFSKLNIVKSVLSN, encoded by the coding sequence ATGGTTCATAAAAGTAAAAAGTATTATGATTTAGTTGCTTATAAAGTTGGTAGATTTCATGATGCGATAAATACCACGGTTCATTTTTTTGTATTAGATAACATATTTATAGACTCTGCACAGCCTACAACAAAGAAGATATTTATTGAAGTTGCTAAGAAATATAAACCTGAGTATTGCTTGTTAACACATTATCATGAAGATCATGCTGGTAATACTTATGACTTAAAGAAGTTGTTTAATACGAAAATATTTGCACATAACTTATCAGTTAGTTACCTGGAAAATGGATATAAGATGCTCCCTTATGAGAAAATTATATGGGGTGTGCCAGAAAAATTTTCACCAGATTTTATTTATAGTGATAAGGTTGAAATAGGTAAGTACGCTTTTAATGTGATACATACACCTGGGCATTCTGTGGATTCTGTATCCTTGATTGAGACAATCAGGGGGTGGTTGTTTACTGGAGATTTGTTTATATCTGCAAAACCAAAGTATTTGAGAAGGGATGAGAATATTTATACTATTTTGGAAAGTTTGAAAAAATTGCTAAATTATGATTTTGATGTAATGTTTTGTGCTCATAGAGGTATCGTTGATGAAAAACCTAAGGAATTGATATCTAAAAAGATTGAATATATTGAAGAACTTATTGATAAAGTAAAAAAGTTATATGAGAAAGGGTACAGTGCAAAAAAAATAAGAAACAAGCTTTTAGGTTTTGAAGATATAACATCTTTTGCAACAAACTTTGATTTTAGTAAACTAAACATAGTCAAATCAGTACTTTCAAATTAA